A DNA window from Hypanus sabinus isolate sHypSab1 chromosome 27, sHypSab1.hap1, whole genome shotgun sequence contains the following coding sequences:
- the miip gene encoding uncharacterized protein miip isoform X3, which produces MSYSDRLQFLRDQNKQLLQRLREERLRFASSSSEGHDSAENGTAVDYQRNSYRGNRLEQGDGGSMRNSTEKYKTCELLDQEMKNGALQQPSEVVISESLQKREDSRVALCTPSLHRAKKQGWTLGSGDGANIELADMLPLSRSKTISGVEKNCSTLAVLSPEESFTSAEALGQKWDVQKLDPQRCNVTECFQSSTPFTKPPPDPTLTDHAECPAPAPPSTGGTPQHYSLLLQSLSENPKPRSKSDPPLYVDQLLDVGNDRHSKHFIRNTQKPKSILLEPHNKIVKKDVGHVTFQSPDKESSLSTEVQSVQPLLGYDWIAGLIDVDSPLSEQSEEYFLELQNFRRVNKEECVHQECIEEEELNDKVTDREDLSINSQIHQCTHSYRVNSRLFAVPLEPAAACPVCKTPKSKRPHTLEEPAYIRVSIPRSTLLPPHKYKPHRRKSFNPTDSWSLPSHCLLGWESSMPSAAPVAGTLDLRSALEHKRTSVLVTPNCSNMVKCCVQNYAFGCHRHNKPLLGQFTVMHQ; this is translated from the exons ATGTCATACTCCGATCGTCTGCAGTTCCTTCGGGATCAGAACAAACAGCTGTTGCAAAGGTTAAGAGAAGAACGACTGCGGTTTGCGTCCTCCAGCAGTGAAGGACATGACTCAGCAGAGAATGGTACAGCTGTGGATTACCAAAGGAACAGCTACAGAGGCAACAGATTAGAG CAGGGAGATGGAGGCTCTATGAGGAATTCCACTGAGAAATACAAAACTTGTGAACTGCTTGATCAAGAAATGAAGAATGGTGCCTTACAGCAACCCAGTGAGGTGGTTATATCTGAATCCCTACAGAAAAGAGAAGACTCTCGAGTGGCACTTTGTACTCCCTCGTTGCACAGAGCTAAGAAGCAAGGTTGGACCCTTGGCTCAGGGGATGGAGCAAACATAGAGCTGGCTGACATGCTGCCTCTCAGTAGGTCCAAAACAATTTCCGGTGTGGAGAAAAACTGTTCCACATTAGCGGTTCTGTCACCTGAAGAAAGCTTTACCTCTGCAGAAGCACTGGGCCAGAAGTGGGATGTGCAAAAGTTGGATCCCCAAAGGTGTAATGTGACTGAATGTTTCCAAAGCTCAACTCCTTTTACCAAGCCTCCTCCTGACCCAACGTTAACAGATCACGCAGAGTGCCCTGCCCCAGCACCACCAAGTACAGGGGGAACTCCTCAGCACTATTCCCTATTGCTTCAGTCCCTCAGTGAGAATCCAAAGCCAAGGTCCAAATCGGATCCACCATTATATGTGGATCAGCTGTTGGATGTGGGCAATGATCGGCACAGCAAACATTTCATCAGAAACACTCAGAAACCAAAATCAATCCTCTTGGAACCACATAACAAAATTGTGAAG AAAGATGTGGGCCATGTGACATTCCAGTCCCCAGATAAGGAATCCAGCTTAAGTACAGAGGTTCagtctgtccaacctctcctgggCTATGATTGGATAGCAG GTCTGATAGATgtggactcaccactctctgaacaaTCTGAGGAGTACTTTTTGGAACTGCAGAATTTCCGAAGGGTGAACAAAGAAGAATGTGTCCATCAGGAATGCATAGA GGAAGAGGAGCTAAATGATAAGGTCACTGATCGAGAAGACCTCAGCATCAACAGCCAAATTCACCAGT GCACACATTCTTACCGTGTTAACAGTCGCTTGTTTGCAGTCCCACTGGAACCAGCAGCAGCATGTCCTGTTTGCAAAACTCCCAAGTCAAAGCGTCCACACACCTTGGAGGAGCCTGCCTATATCAG GGTCAGTATCCCCAGATCAACTTTACTCCCGCCACATAAGTATAAGCCACACCGTCGGAAGAGCTTCAATCCTACTGACAGCTGGTCACTGCCTTCG CATTGTCTTTTGGGCTGGGAAAGTTCCATGCCTTCTGCAGCTCCTGTTGCAGGCACCTTAGACTTGCGCAGCGCACTGGAACACAAAAGAACTTCGGTGCTAGTGACTCCTAATTGCTCCAATATG GTGAAATGCTGTGTTCAGAACTATGCTTTTGGATGTCACAGACATAATAAGCCCCTTCTTGGTCAGTTCACAGTCATGCATCAGTAG
- the miip gene encoding uncharacterized protein miip isoform X1 gives MSYSDRLQFLRDQNKQLLQRLREERLRFASSSSEGHDSAENGTAVDYQRNSYRGNRLEQGDGGSMRNSTEKYKTCELLDQEMKNGALQQPSEVVISESLQKREDSRVALCTPSLHRAKKQGWTLGSGDGANIELADMLPLSRSKTISGVEKNCSTLAVLSPEESFTSAEALGQKWDVQKLDPQRCNVTECFQSSTPFTKPPPDPTLTDHAECPAPAPPSTGGTPQHYSLLLQSLSENPKPRSKSDPPLYVDQLLDVGNDRHSKHFIRNTQKPKSILLEPHNKIVKKDVGHVTFQSPDKESSLSTEVQSVQPLLGYDWIAGLIDVDSPLSEQSEEYFLELQNFRRVNKEECVHQECIEEEELNDKVTDREDLSINSQIHQCTHSYRVNSRLFAVPLEPAAACPVCKTPKSKRPHTLEEPAYIRVSIPRSTLLPPHKYKPHRRKSFNPTDSWSLPSHCLLGWESSMPSAAPVAGTLDLRSALEHKRTSVLVTPNCSNMGAAAVSRMAGSTRTDELLDLSRSTQYQFQKLEQSLKLR, from the exons ATGTCATACTCCGATCGTCTGCAGTTCCTTCGGGATCAGAACAAACAGCTGTTGCAAAGGTTAAGAGAAGAACGACTGCGGTTTGCGTCCTCCAGCAGTGAAGGACATGACTCAGCAGAGAATGGTACAGCTGTGGATTACCAAAGGAACAGCTACAGAGGCAACAGATTAGAG CAGGGAGATGGAGGCTCTATGAGGAATTCCACTGAGAAATACAAAACTTGTGAACTGCTTGATCAAGAAATGAAGAATGGTGCCTTACAGCAACCCAGTGAGGTGGTTATATCTGAATCCCTACAGAAAAGAGAAGACTCTCGAGTGGCACTTTGTACTCCCTCGTTGCACAGAGCTAAGAAGCAAGGTTGGACCCTTGGCTCAGGGGATGGAGCAAACATAGAGCTGGCTGACATGCTGCCTCTCAGTAGGTCCAAAACAATTTCCGGTGTGGAGAAAAACTGTTCCACATTAGCGGTTCTGTCACCTGAAGAAAGCTTTACCTCTGCAGAAGCACTGGGCCAGAAGTGGGATGTGCAAAAGTTGGATCCCCAAAGGTGTAATGTGACTGAATGTTTCCAAAGCTCAACTCCTTTTACCAAGCCTCCTCCTGACCCAACGTTAACAGATCACGCAGAGTGCCCTGCCCCAGCACCACCAAGTACAGGGGGAACTCCTCAGCACTATTCCCTATTGCTTCAGTCCCTCAGTGAGAATCCAAAGCCAAGGTCCAAATCGGATCCACCATTATATGTGGATCAGCTGTTGGATGTGGGCAATGATCGGCACAGCAAACATTTCATCAGAAACACTCAGAAACCAAAATCAATCCTCTTGGAACCACATAACAAAATTGTGAAG AAAGATGTGGGCCATGTGACATTCCAGTCCCCAGATAAGGAATCCAGCTTAAGTACAGAGGTTCagtctgtccaacctctcctgggCTATGATTGGATAGCAG GTCTGATAGATgtggactcaccactctctgaacaaTCTGAGGAGTACTTTTTGGAACTGCAGAATTTCCGAAGGGTGAACAAAGAAGAATGTGTCCATCAGGAATGCATAGA GGAAGAGGAGCTAAATGATAAGGTCACTGATCGAGAAGACCTCAGCATCAACAGCCAAATTCACCAGT GCACACATTCTTACCGTGTTAACAGTCGCTTGTTTGCAGTCCCACTGGAACCAGCAGCAGCATGTCCTGTTTGCAAAACTCCCAAGTCAAAGCGTCCACACACCTTGGAGGAGCCTGCCTATATCAG GGTCAGTATCCCCAGATCAACTTTACTCCCGCCACATAAGTATAAGCCACACCGTCGGAAGAGCTTCAATCCTACTGACAGCTGGTCACTGCCTTCG CATTGTCTTTTGGGCTGGGAAAGTTCCATGCCTTCTGCAGCTCCTGTTGCAGGCACCTTAGACTTGCGCAGCGCACTGGAACACAAAAGAACTTCGGTGCTAGTGACTCCTAATTGCTCCAATATG GGTGCTGCTGCAGTGTCTCGAATGGCTGGAAGCACCAGAACAGATGAGTTACTGGATTTATCACGTTCAACTCAATACCAGTTTCAGAAACTAGAGCAAAGCCTGAAATTGAGGTGA
- the miip gene encoding uncharacterized protein miip isoform X2 — protein sequence MSYSDRLQFLRDQNKQLLQRLREERLRFASSSSEGHDSAENGTAVDYQRNSYRGNRLEQGDGGSMRNSTEKYKTCELLDQEMKNGALQQPSEVVISESLQKREDSRVALCTPSLHRAKKQGWTLGSGDGANIELADMLPLSRSKTISGVEKNCSTLAVLSPEESFTSAEALGQKWDVQKLDPQRCNVTECFQSSTPFTKPPPDPTLTDHAECPAPAPPSTGGTPQHYSLLLQSLSENPKPRSKSDPPLYVDQLLDVGNDRHSKHFIRNTQKPKSILLEPHNKIVKKDVGHVTFQSPDKESSLSTEVQSVQPLLGYDWIAGLIDVDSPLSEQSEEYFLELQNFRRVNKEECVHQECIEEEELNDKVTDREDLSINSQIHQCTHSYRVNSRLFAVPLEPAAACPVCKTPKSKRPHTLEEPAYIRVSIPRSTLLPPHKYKPHRRKSFNPTDSWSLPSHCLLGWESSMPSAAPVAGTLDLRSALEHKRTSVLVTPNCSNMLVQTSSGLSGNLGYVCVTLAGKDVSDTSSCQQVPKRAM from the exons ATGTCATACTCCGATCGTCTGCAGTTCCTTCGGGATCAGAACAAACAGCTGTTGCAAAGGTTAAGAGAAGAACGACTGCGGTTTGCGTCCTCCAGCAGTGAAGGACATGACTCAGCAGAGAATGGTACAGCTGTGGATTACCAAAGGAACAGCTACAGAGGCAACAGATTAGAG CAGGGAGATGGAGGCTCTATGAGGAATTCCACTGAGAAATACAAAACTTGTGAACTGCTTGATCAAGAAATGAAGAATGGTGCCTTACAGCAACCCAGTGAGGTGGTTATATCTGAATCCCTACAGAAAAGAGAAGACTCTCGAGTGGCACTTTGTACTCCCTCGTTGCACAGAGCTAAGAAGCAAGGTTGGACCCTTGGCTCAGGGGATGGAGCAAACATAGAGCTGGCTGACATGCTGCCTCTCAGTAGGTCCAAAACAATTTCCGGTGTGGAGAAAAACTGTTCCACATTAGCGGTTCTGTCACCTGAAGAAAGCTTTACCTCTGCAGAAGCACTGGGCCAGAAGTGGGATGTGCAAAAGTTGGATCCCCAAAGGTGTAATGTGACTGAATGTTTCCAAAGCTCAACTCCTTTTACCAAGCCTCCTCCTGACCCAACGTTAACAGATCACGCAGAGTGCCCTGCCCCAGCACCACCAAGTACAGGGGGAACTCCTCAGCACTATTCCCTATTGCTTCAGTCCCTCAGTGAGAATCCAAAGCCAAGGTCCAAATCGGATCCACCATTATATGTGGATCAGCTGTTGGATGTGGGCAATGATCGGCACAGCAAACATTTCATCAGAAACACTCAGAAACCAAAATCAATCCTCTTGGAACCACATAACAAAATTGTGAAG AAAGATGTGGGCCATGTGACATTCCAGTCCCCAGATAAGGAATCCAGCTTAAGTACAGAGGTTCagtctgtccaacctctcctgggCTATGATTGGATAGCAG GTCTGATAGATgtggactcaccactctctgaacaaTCTGAGGAGTACTTTTTGGAACTGCAGAATTTCCGAAGGGTGAACAAAGAAGAATGTGTCCATCAGGAATGCATAGA GGAAGAGGAGCTAAATGATAAGGTCACTGATCGAGAAGACCTCAGCATCAACAGCCAAATTCACCAGT GCACACATTCTTACCGTGTTAACAGTCGCTTGTTTGCAGTCCCACTGGAACCAGCAGCAGCATGTCCTGTTTGCAAAACTCCCAAGTCAAAGCGTCCACACACCTTGGAGGAGCCTGCCTATATCAG GGTCAGTATCCCCAGATCAACTTTACTCCCGCCACATAAGTATAAGCCACACCGTCGGAAGAGCTTCAATCCTACTGACAGCTGGTCACTGCCTTCG CATTGTCTTTTGGGCTGGGAAAGTTCCATGCCTTCTGCAGCTCCTGTTGCAGGCACCTTAGACTTGCGCAGCGCACTGGAACACAAAAGAACTTCGGTGCTAGTGACTCCTAATTGCTCCAATATG